The Neorhodopirellula lusitana sequence CCCAATTCGCGAGCTAACAAGTGCGGTGTGCCGGGCGTGAAGTGACGGGTCACGACCCAGTCAACGCCCATCGCTTCGATGGTTTTCGCGGTGTCAACAAACGTCTCGCCTTTCGCGACGCTGCTTCCAGCACTGCTAAACTCGACGGTATCGGCCCCCAATCGTTTCGCTGCTAGCGAAAAACTATTGCGGGTCCGTGTGCTGTTTTCAAAAAACAGGTTCGCACAAGTTTTCCCCGACAAGAGCGACAGTTTTTCGCGGCATCCATTGGTCAGCTCCTTCAGCGTTTGAGCCGTCCGGAGGATCGCCATTAACTCTGCCGCCGAGTGTCGCTCCAAATCCAATAGATGGCGGTGCCGCCAAATTGCCGGAAAGGTAAGCGTCTGAGAATCAATCTTCGTTGCCATGCTTCGCAGTTTAGGCAACAACGCCGTCTTTGGTAACTAGTATGCTTTGCGATTATGCCAGCTTCTCAACCGCAACCGAATTCACGTTCCCTACCGGGGTCTCAACCTCCGCTAGCAGGAACGCCATCCCCGGCCGATCCAGCTGCAAAGGCCGTTTCTGTTTCAGAGGCCAGCCAGCTTGCCGAATCAATCCGCCAGGCCGCACTCAGCGAGGGTTTCATTCGTTGCGGGATCGCACCCGCCATCACCAGCGAGGGATTTCCCAAACTCGTGAAGTGGATCGAAGCCGGTTACGCCGCCGAAATGGGCTACTTCAGTGCACGCCTGGACGCGTACCGGCACCCTCGCGGCGTCCTGCCCGGCGCCAAGTCGCTGATCGTAATGGCGATGCCCTATCACGCTCAAGATCCACAAACCGTGCCAGTTCCCGTCAACGAGAATGGCAACTCGGACAACGAACACACCAACTCCACGTGGGGCCGCGTCGCCCGGTACACCTGGCAGGGCACCGACTACCACGACACCATACACCCCAAACTCAAACGCCTCTGCCGAAGGATCGGCGAACTCGCTCCGGGCTCGAACGCTCGCGGCATCATCGACACCGCGCCCCTGATGGAACGCGAAGTCGCCCAACTGGCCGGCCTCGGGTGGCGAGGCAAAAACACTCTGCTGCTCAATCGCGAACTAGGCAGCTATTTCTTTCTGGCCTGCATCCTGGTGGATGTCGAACTGCCCGCCGACTCGCCCCACGCCACTTCCCATTGCGGATCTTGCACCGCCTGTCTGGACGCTTGTCCCACCGACGCGTTTGTCCAGGCCGGCGTCTTGGACGCGTCAAAGTGCATCAGCTACTTGACCATCGAGCATCGTGACTCGATCCCCGAACCACTGCGACCCGGAATCGGCAATTGGCTTTTCGGATGTGACGTGTGCCAAGAAGTCTGCCCCTGGAATCGCAAACCCGCTCGCCGGGCCACACTGCCACCACCGACTGCGGATAAAAGCCCCAGCGACCAGATTGACGCCCTCAAAAATCAAACCGATCCAACACCCCAAACCCAAACAAGAGACTCCGACTCCACTGCACCGCTCGGCTGGATCGATGCTTTGGCACTGTTTGAACTCACCGAGGAAGATTTCCGGGCTCGATTCCGGCGATCACCGATGTGGCGAACCCGCCGGCGAGGCATGCTTCGCAACGCCGCAATGGTGCTCGGCAACATCGGCGGCGCCGAGTCACTCCCGGCCCTTGAATCGGCCAGCCTCGACGACGATCCGGTCGTCAGTGAATCCGCGTCCTGGGCAAGCCAGCAAATCCAACGTCGACAATAAACAACAATGAACCAACGATCGGGGAGGGAACATTCTCCCCAAATGCGACGTCGATAATCCAACGGATTGTTTTGTTCGCGCCGGTTTTATCGGATAAAACAGGCAGAATCCCGTAAACGTTGCGATCCTCGGTGCCGGGTTGTGACGTAAACTAGCACGTTGATCGCCCACCTTTGATGGACCTCCCGACTCTTTGGATGCTTGGTATGAACCAATCCCGCCTCTCGCTTGCCTCTCTGTTTGTTGCCTTCGCCACGGTGTTAACCGGAACAATGGCGTCCGCATCAGCCGCTGACACCCTCCCGGAATTCTCCAAGATTTCCGAAGACTTCGAAGCCGTTTCGATCTCCGACCAACAAGCCACCAAAGGACTGTTCAACGTCTGGAAGCGAGACAAAGACTCCGCCGTGATTGGCGAACTGCCCAAAAACTTCAAGGGCAAAAGCTATTTCATCGCGTTGACCCTCAGCAGCGGCGACCGTTATGCGGGGCTGCAATCAGGCGACTGGGTCGTGCAGTGGCGTCGCTACAACAATCGCCTGGCATTGATCGCACCGAATCTGGACATCCGAGCGACCGGCGACGACGAATCCAAAGCGTCCGTTAAACGTCTCTTCACCGACCGAGTGCTGTTCGATGTTCCCATTCTGGCAATGGGACCTCATGGCGGCCCGGTCATCGACCTGGACAACTTGCTGGTCAACAACGCCAGCCAGTTCTTCGGAGCTCAAATTCGAGTCACCAATTCACGGCTCTATTCCATCGAATCACTGAAGGTCTTTCCAAAGAACGTTGAACTTGCGTTCGAAATCGTCGGCAACCGCGGACGCCTGCAAACACTGCATTACTCGTTCAGCGAAGTCCCCAGCACTTCTGGTGGATTTAAGCCACGAAAGGCTGATGAACGCATTGGTTACTTCACAACCTCGTATTCCGACCTCAGCAAATACGAAGATGATGAAACTCGCGTGCGATTCATCAACCGATGGCATCTCGAAAAACGCGATCCCAAGCTTAAGTTAAGCCCGCCCAAAGAACCCATTCGGTTCTATGTCGAACACACCACCCCCGTTCGCTACCGTCGCTGGATCAAGGCCGGTATCGACTACTGGAACAAGGCGTTTGAAAAAGTCGGAATTGACGATGCCATCGTGATCGAATACCAGGACGCGGTCAGCGGCATCCACATGGAAAAGGATCCCGAGGACGTGCGTTACAACTTTGTTCGTTGGCTGAACAACGACGTTGGAACTGCGATCGGTCCAAGTCGAGTCCATCCATCGACTGGCCAAATCCTGGACGCGGACATCATTTTGACGGACGGCTGGATTCGCCACTTCAATTTCAACTACGCCGACCTGATGCCCAAACTGGCAATGGAAGGCGTCAGTGCCGAAACGTTGGCATGGCTGGCCACTCGCCCAAACTGGGACCCGCGAATCCGCATGGGTGCCCCCGAAGATGCCCACTCATTGCGTGCTAAATACGCTCGCCAAGCAACTCAGCCCATGGCTGGCTACCAAATGGCCCAAACGGATCCAGCACTGCTGGGTGACGACGAGTACGACGGCTTGATCGGACATGTCAGCCAAAAGAACGGCATGTGCATGGCCGCCAGCGGTCGCAGCATGGACCTTGCTCTCGCCCGGATGAACTGGGCACTTTCACTGCATGCCGACTTGGAAGCTGAAAAGAAAAAGAAGAAG is a genomic window containing:
- the queG gene encoding tRNA epoxyqueuosine(34) reductase QueG gives rise to the protein MPASQPQPNSRSLPGSQPPLAGTPSPADPAAKAVSVSEASQLAESIRQAALSEGFIRCGIAPAITSEGFPKLVKWIEAGYAAEMGYFSARLDAYRHPRGVLPGAKSLIVMAMPYHAQDPQTVPVPVNENGNSDNEHTNSTWGRVARYTWQGTDYHDTIHPKLKRLCRRIGELAPGSNARGIIDTAPLMEREVAQLAGLGWRGKNTLLLNRELGSYFFLACILVDVELPADSPHATSHCGSCTACLDACPTDAFVQAGVLDASKCISYLTIEHRDSIPEPLRPGIGNWLFGCDVCQEVCPWNRKPARRATLPPPTADKSPSDQIDALKNQTDPTPQTQTRDSDSTAPLGWIDALALFELTEEDFRARFRRSPMWRTRRRGMLRNAAMVLGNIGGAESLPALESASLDDDPVVSESASWASQQIQRRQ